The following is a genomic window from Microthrixaceae bacterium.
CACCGAGGTCAGGACCACGATCAACACCATCGGGCCGGCGCAACAGATCGCCAGCGCGACGAGCAGCCCTCGGTCCGATCCCGTATGTGCTTCGTGGCGGTTCACCGGTTCGTTCCTTCCACGCGTTGGTCTGGCGCTTCGGCCGTCTCGCTTGCGTCGGTGGCCAGCGCCTCGGGTCGCAGTTCGACACGACGCAGGAGCTGCGCGTTGGCGGCAACAACGATGGTGGAGATGCTCATCAAGATGGCGGCCAGCGCCGGGGGCATGGTGATGCCGGCCCACTGAAGCGCTCCGGCGGCGATGGGGATGGCCAAGATGTTGTAGCCAGCGGCCCACCACAGGTTCTGGAGGCTCTTGCGGTACGCGGCCTTGGACAGCCGGATGATGCCGACCACCGCACGCGGATCGGAGCTGGCGAGGATCAGACCGGCCGACTCGATGGCGACGTCAGTGCCCGCTCCGATGGCGATGCCGACATCGGCGCGGGCCAGGGCGGGGGCGTCGTTGACGCCGTCGCCGACCATCGCCACCTTGAGCCCACGGCCCTGTAGCTCGGTGACCTTGGCGTCCTTGTCCTCGGGGAGGACCTCTGCCATCACCTCGTCGACACCGAGGTCGCGTCCGACCGCGTCGGCCACCTGTTGGGCGTCGCCGGTGATGAGCACCACCTGGCGTCCCATGGCTTGGATCCCGTCGACCGCGGCACGTGCTTCGGGGCGGATCTCGTCCTCGACGGCGATGCCTCCGAGGATCGCATCGGCTCGAGCCAGGTACAGCACCGACGAACCGCGGTCCTTCCAACCTTGGGACCATTCGGTGAGCGCGGCGGGTTCGGTGAGCGACAGTTCGCGCACCATGTTCGGTCCGCCGACCGAATAGATGTCGCCGTCGACGCTGGCCTCCACGCCGCGGCCGGTGACCGACCGGAACCCGGTGGCCTTCGGGACGTCCCCGCGTTCGGTCGCGGCCGCAACGATGGCCCGAGCGAGCGGGTGCTCGCTGTCGGACTCCACCGCGGCCGCGAGGCGCAGTACCTCGTCGTCGGTGATCCCGGCACCGGCGGCGCCGACGACAGTGTGGGCGCCCTTGGTGAGGGTGCCGGTCTTGTCGAACAGGAACGCATCGACCGTCCGGCTCTGCTCCAGGGCGAGGCGGTCCTTGACCAAGATCCCGTTGCGGGCCGCCAACGCCGACGAAATCGACGTGGTCAACGGGATCGCCAAACCCAGGGCATGCGGACACGAGATGATCAGCACCGTCACCACCCGGGTCACCGCCTCGTCACCGTCACCGAGCAGCGACCACACCACCGCGGTGATGACCGCAGCCCCGACCGCGACATAGAACAACAACGCCGCAGCCCGATCCGCGAGCACCTGGGTGCGCGACTGGGACTCCTGCGCCTCGGCCACCAAACGCTGGATCCCAGCGAGGGTGGTCTCCTCGCCGACCGCGTCGACGCGAACCCGGATTGCGGAATCGGTCGACACCGTGCCAGCAACCACCCGGTCACCGACCTCCTTGGCCACCGGCTTGGACTCGCCGGTGATCATCGACTCGTCCAGCTCGGCCGAGCCGTCGATGATCTCGCCATCAGCGGGGACGCGGGCACCAGACCTGACCAGCACCACATCGCTGGCCTGCAGCGCGTCGATCGCTACGGGTTCCACCGATCCGTCGTCGAGGACGCGCTCGGCCTCATCGGGCAACAGCTCAGCCAGCGCGGCCACTGCGTCTTGGGCTTGGCCGAGGGCCTTCATCTCCTGCCAGTGACCCAGCAACATGATGGTCACCAGCAACGCCAGTTCCCACCAGAAGTCCAGGTCGAAGGCGTCGAGAGACGTTGCCATCGACGCCAGGTAGGCGACGGTGATGGCCATGGCGATGAGCAGCATCATCCCGGGCTGACGGTCCTTGAGCTCCTGCCGCCCACCCTGGAGGAACGGCCACCCGGCCCAGAAGAAGATCACCGACCCCGACACCGGGCCGATCCACTCGATGCCGTAGAAGTCCAGCTCGTAGCCGAACCAGTCCATGACCATGTGACTGGTGGCCACCACCGGGACCGTCAGCAGCAGACTCCACCAGAACCGGCGCCGGAACTGCTCGGTGTGGTGCCCGGCGTGCTTGCCTCCATGCGCGTGGCCGCCATGGGAGCCATGGTCCTGGTACGCGGAGTGATGCTGGTGGGCCTCGTGGTCGTGCCCCCCGTGGCCGTCGTGCGAATGGTCGGGGGTGGTCATGAAGCCTCCACGATCAAGGTGCCGGCCATTCCGGCTTCACGGTGCCCGGCGATGGTGCAGTAGTAGGTGTACTCCCCCGGCTCGTCGGCTCGCAGGCCCCCCTCGGCGGTCTCACCACGCTCAGCCGCGACGTGCACGTCGAGACCATCGACGGTGAAGTCGTGGAGGATGTCCTCAGAGCTCAACACGATGGCCACGTCCTCTCCGGCGGTGACCTCGATCTCGTCGGGGTCGAACGCGAACGACGTCGCGTTCACCTCGATCCGTCGCGCCCCCTCGACAGCGGGACTCGACTCACCGTGGTCGTCGTGGCTCTCGCCATCGGCGACAGGAGGGTTCGAAGACGTTGCGTTCTCACCGTCTCCACAGGCAGAGAGAATGGTGAGGGCAAACACGGACAGCACAACAACAACAAGTGATCGGCGCATGACGCGCTCCTTTCAATCAGGATCGATGAGGCGACGAGCGAAGCGCGCGCGTCGTCAGAACAGGTGAAGGAAGGGCGGCATCAACAGCGCATGACCGATAGTCGGATCCAGACCGGACCAGGCGGTTTGAACACGTCGACCGTGCGTCTGACGCGGTCGAGCCCCGAAGTGAGCAGCGGGGTCGATCTGGCGGCACCGAGAACGTGACGGATCAGCGACCACGACGCGAACACCGTGATGACCGCAACGCATGCAGCCATCACCGCTCCGGCCATGCAACCCTCGCAGTGAGAGCCCTCGCCATCGTGATGGTCCAGCCCGTGGCCACCGTTGCCATCGACCGCACTCATCTCGCCGGTCGCTACCGGCTGCATCTGACTGCCATGGGTGTCGAGACCGTGCATCAACAACAGCCCACCCGCGACGATCACGGTCAAGGCCGTGATCGAGACGATGCGGTACCGACGCCAGATCATCTCGACGCACCGTATCGAGACGAGCCCGTGTGCGAAAGGGCGCCGAGCGGTCTCCACGTCGAGCTTCGCACCTTGATCAGCACGCTCGCTAGCATACCCCCCATGGGTATCCGACGCACGTGGTTGCCCCCGAGGAGACGACGGCTGACGCGTCCGAAGCAGCGGGCCGCTTCCGGACCTCCGGCCCGACCACCGGGGTCGTGTCCCGGTCACGGCCCACAATTCGCCGGGCGCTTCTACGGCTGCTACCGACTCCGCTACCGAGCACCCAACGAAGCGGAGGACCAGGGAAATGGCATACGTCACGGAGAAGCGAGGCGTTCACTACGCGGTGATCTACGAGGGCCGCAATCCCGTCACCGGGCGTGAACGGCGGCGCTGGCACCGATGCGAAGACCGCACGGACGCCGAGCGCGTTGCCCGGACGCTCACCGCCCAGCATGAGCGCCGCCACCGTTCCGGGTCCTCGATTACGCTCGGCGACTACCTCCTGGGACAGTGGCTGCCCGCCCGAGAGGTCACCGTCGCGCGGTCGACGCACGCTCGCGACTGCAAGGCCGTGGAGCACTACCTGGTGCCGCACCTCGGCGACACCCCATTGCGGCGACTGCGGGCCGACCACATCCGCTCGCTCTACCAGCGGCTTCTCATCGCCGGCAGCCGACGAGGCGGGCCTCTCGCTGCGAAGACCATCGCCAACCTCCACCAGCTCCTGCGCTCTGCGCTGCGCGACGCCGTTGACCGTGGCCTGCTCGCGGTGAGCCCTATTGCAGGCGTGCAACCGCCTGACCCGCGTAGCCATCCTTCGGCCGCTCGACGGGCGAGGTCTTGGACAGCAGCCGAGCTCGGTGCGTTCATCGACGCGACCGCTCAGAGCCAGCATTCGATGCTGTTCCGCCTCACCGCGGCAACCGGCATGCGGCGCGGCGAGGTCCTCGGGCTGCGCTGGGACGACATCCACTTCGACACTGGCCGAATCGAGATCACCCAAGCCCTCATCGCTATCGGATACCAGCTCGAGTTCACCCGGCTGAAGACCCGCACCAGCCGCCGCAACGTCGCCCTCGACGCCGAGACCCTCGCCCTGCTCGCCGACTGGCGCCGCCACCAAGCCGCCGATCTCGCTGCCTCCGGTGGTATCAACGACCATGGGCTCGTGTTCACACGAACCGACGGCAAACCGCTACACCCCCACACCGTGTCCCAAGCGTTCGAGCGTGCCCAGCGCCACCTCGACGTGTCGCCGATCCGTTTCCACGACCTGCGCCACACCCACGCCAGCTTGTTGCTGCGAGACCGAGTGCCGATCAAGGTCGTCTCCGAACGGCTCGGCCACGCGAACCCCGCGTTCACCATGACGACCTACCAGCACGTAATCCCCGGAATGCAAGAGGACGCTGCCGCTGCTTTCGGTCAACTTCTCTCAGCCAATTTTACCACTAGCAGCGAATCGGGCATCGCCGCATAGGCGGTAGGCGTCGGTAGACACCCGGTAGCGGGCCCAAAACGGCGCAAGACCCCCGAAGCCTCGGAGGCCCTGCGATCACTACGTTTCGGTGGTGGCGGGGGCAGGATTTGAACCTGCGACCTTCGGGTTATGAGCGATCAGATCAAGATTCCGACCCGTACCATTGCGTGCCGGATTGTGGCGTTGACCTGGGGTTCTTCGCCTCGACCTTGCGCCATCGTACCATCCGGTGACCCGCCGTTGCCGCTGGTTCGGTAGAAGGCCCGGTAGAAGCCGCGGGCCAGATTTCATGCCCACCGCACGGTCGCCGCCATGCGGTCCGGAGCGCCAGCACGTGCGCCGAGACCGACACAGAGGTCCGACTCTCACTGATCTTCGAGTCGGTGCAGGGCTCCCGATCACCTACCAGCGGATCGAACACGTGATCGCCGAACGTACGATCGACTACCATGACTGTCACAGGGGTTGCGCATGATCTATTCGTGAACCATCTGGCAGGCACCCGTCAGTGAGCAAGAGCAATCGCAAGACACACGGTCGCACGGCCCGCGTCGAGCGGGCTGGCGTGCTCCACTGCGCCCGCGTCGTCAACGAGATGAAGCACGTGTGGCGCGAGCGCCCAATCTCCGACGTGGGAATCGACGGGGATATCGAGATCGTCGAGCCGGCCACGGAGACGCCAACGGGTCGCTTCCTCTTGGTCCAGGTCAAGGCGCGGAGCGCGGTCGATCAGGACGCATCGGGGAACCTCAAGTTCCGGTGCACGGCCGCGGACCTGGAGTATTGGCTGAACGTGGGCGTGCCTGTGCTCCTCGTGGTCGTCGATGTCGAGGCTTCACAGGCGTGGTTCAAGAACGTCCACGAGTGGTTCAACGGCGACATCGCTCGCCGACGGAGCCGGAACGTCGTGTTCCATCCGACCGAGGACCGCTTCGATGCCTCTGCCGCGGACCGCCTGGTCGGTTGGGCCGTAGCGGAGAGCGGTCTCTACATGGGGCCTGCCCCGCAACCGGAGACGCTCTTCTCGAACCTGCTCGCGGTGGAGCATCGGTCCGACAGCGTCTTCGTCGCGCCCACCAAGGTCCGACGCTGGCGAGACGCGAATGACCGGTTGCGGGAGGCAGGTCTACCCCCGGTCCACGACATCGCGTGGCGCGATGGCCTGCTGTGGTCCTTCCGTCCGTTGGATCGGCCGCCGCTCATACACCTCGTCGAGGGGGCCATGGACCGACTTGCGACCGACGAGCTCGAGACATCGCATGCCGACGACGACCCGCGGCTACTCGTGCGACTGCTGGGTGGAACCCTCAAGGAACTACACCGAAGCGACCTGCGAGAGGACGAACGACACCGGTACCTGTACTTCCGTGCAACCCAGGACCTCGCCGCCCGGCGAGTAAAGGTGGGGCAACGCGGCGGAAAGGGGCGTGAGGTGTTCGGACCGCGGCTCGACCAGGAAACCGGC
Proteins encoded in this region:
- a CDS encoding copper-translocating P-type ATPase yields the protein MTTPDHSHDGHGGHDHEAHQHHSAYQDHGSHGGHAHGGKHAGHHTEQFRRRFWWSLLLTVPVVATSHMVMDWFGYELDFYGIEWIGPVSGSVIFFWAGWPFLQGGRQELKDRQPGMMLLIAMAITVAYLASMATSLDAFDLDFWWELALLVTIMLLGHWQEMKALGQAQDAVAALAELLPDEAERVLDDGSVEPVAIDALQASDVVLVRSGARVPADGEIIDGSAELDESMITGESKPVAKEVGDRVVAGTVSTDSAIRVRVDAVGEETTLAGIQRLVAEAQESQSRTQVLADRAAALLFYVAVGAAVITAVVWSLLGDGDEAVTRVVTVLIISCPHALGLAIPLTTSISSALAARNGILVKDRLALEQSRTVDAFLFDKTGTLTKGAHTVVGAAGAGITDDEVLRLAAAVESDSEHPLARAIVAAATERGDVPKATGFRSVTGRGVEASVDGDIYSVGGPNMVRELSLTEPAALTEWSQGWKDRGSSVLYLARADAILGGIAVEDEIRPEARAAVDGIQAMGRQVVLITGDAQQVADAVGRDLGVDEVMAEVLPEDKDAKVTELQGRGLKVAMVGDGVNDAPALARADVGIAIGAGTDVAIESAGLILASSDPRAVVGIIRLSKAAYRKSLQNLWWAAGYNILAIPIAAGALQWAGITMPPALAAILMSISTIVVAANAQLLRRVELRPEALATDASETAEAPDQRVEGTNR
- a CDS encoding cupredoxin domain-containing protein, whose product is MRRSLVVVVLSVFALTILSACGDGENATSSNPPVADGESHDDHGESSPAVEGARRIEVNATSFAFDPDEIEVTAGEDVAIVLSSEDILHDFTVDGLDVHVAAERGETAEGGLRADEPGEYTYYCTIAGHREAGMAGTLIVEAS
- a CDS encoding site-specific integrase, giving the protein MAYVTEKRGVHYAVIYEGRNPVTGRERRRWHRCEDRTDAERVARTLTAQHERRHRSGSSITLGDYLLGQWLPAREVTVARSTHARDCKAVEHYLVPHLGDTPLRRLRADHIRSLYQRLLIAGSRRGGPLAAKTIANLHQLLRSALRDAVDRGLLAVSPIAGVQPPDPRSHPSAARRARSWTAAELGAFIDATAQSQHSMLFRLTAATGMRRGEVLGLRWDDIHFDTGRIEITQALIAIGYQLEFTRLKTRTSRRNVALDAETLALLADWRRHQAADLAASGGINDHGLVFTRTDGKPLHPHTVSQAFERAQRHLDVSPIRFHDLRHTHASLLLRDRVPIKVVSERLGHANPAFTMTTYQHVIPGMQEDAAAAFGQLLSANFTTSSESGIAA
- a CDS encoding DUF4365 domain-containing protein — its product is MSKSNRKTHGRTARVERAGVLHCARVVNEMKHVWRERPISDVGIDGDIEIVEPATETPTGRFLLVQVKARSAVDQDASGNLKFRCTAADLEYWLNVGVPVLLVVVDVEASQAWFKNVHEWFNGDIARRRSRNVVFHPTEDRFDASAADRLVGWAVAESGLYMGPAPQPETLFSNLLAVEHRSDSVFVAPTKVRRWRDANDRLREAGLPPVHDIAWRDGLLWSFRPLDRPPLIHLVEGAMDRLATDELETSHADDDPRLLVRLLGGTLKELHRSDLREDERHRYLYFRATQDLAARRVKVGQRGGKGREVFGPRLDQETGTRPVYYRHSAVEHQFLLLEEGWFLALNPTYHYTRDGQRPSRFAADYLKGIKKLEGHEAVRSSVRFWADYFRGDVNLFAEPDQRLRFGLLANVDVDHGIDDRSWGRLPQEGPETAEPQAGSLLALHEEAS